In the genome of Candidatus Korarchaeum sp., the window TTCTTGAGCATAGAGAGCCCTCTATATCACATCAACGATTTCAAGATGGATAGAGCCTCCTCCCTCACATCCTCTATACTCCTCGATGCATCTATCGATATCAATTTCCCCTTCCTCCTGTAGTATTCGAGGAGAGGCTCTGTCTCCTCCCTGAATACATCTAATCTCCTCAGTATCTTATCGTAGCAATCATCGACCCTCTGATATAGCCTTCCCCCACAAGAGCACTTCCTTATGTCCTCTGGGGGATCGTAGAATATGTTGTAAGTCCTACCGCATCTCTCACAGACGAGCCTCCCCATCATCCTCCTGAGCACTATGAGATCGCTCACATCGAAGTATATGACAGCATCTAACTCCATATTTCTCGACGAGAGGAAGGAATCCAACCATTCAGCTTGCTCCAAGTTCCTAGGGAAGCCATCTAGGATGAAATCCTTCAAACGCTCTATCCCCCTCTCGAGGACGGTATAGACGATTTCATCCGGGACGAGCTTCCCCTCGCTCATGTACCCCTTTATGATGCTCCCCAGCTCTGATCCGGAATCCACTTCCCTCTTGAGCAGATCGCTCATCACTATCCTCGGGATTCCGAGTTCCTTCGATAGGAACTCTCCCTGAGTACCCTTCCCAGCCCCGGGCTTACCGAGTAACACTAATCTCAAGGGTCGCACCGCTCCCAACTATGGGACTGAATGTTAAAAATTTGACTGATTGCCCAGAGCCCGCTGCGTAGACTCAGCCGATCATTAGAGATCTGGCTAGCAGCAATATCTGAGGTGATAAGAGCTTTCAGACCGTCTGCTTAAGCTTAAATATGTCAACCGTAAGGAGGGATGATGACGAAAGTCGGGAGGATTAAGAAGATAAGAGTG includes:
- a CDS encoding nucleoside monophosphate kinase gives rise to the protein MLLGKPGAGKGTQGEFLSKELGIPRIVMSDLLKREVDSGSELGSIIKGYMSEGKLVPDEIVYTVLERGIERLKDFILDGFPRNLEQAEWLDSFLSSRNMELDAVIYFDVSDLIVLRRMMGRLVCERCGRTYNIFYDPPEDIRKCSCGGRLYQRVDDCYDKILRRLDVFREETEPLLEYYRRKGKLISIDASRSIEDVREEALSILKSLM